Proteins from a genomic interval of Candidatus Sysuiplasma jiujiangense:
- a CDS encoding ABC transporter permease, which translates to MPGNPVDLFIYGAKTHYATSTEIKIVEARLGLTGGKWNFHNFVVYMVDMFTFNFGYDYFSQATVWQIILNALPYSLLLLGTALALSFVIGLPIGILATWYRGKKKEAVINTSNLILNSIPYFILAILFYLYFVAFYPIFPVNGSFGTYDLYHMYYPAIFAKVLYKMTLPLLSLVLVEEAAHVLTMRAAMVSVMGEDFITTARAKGVAERTIFFRHAARNAMIPVSTRMALEFAFLTSGAIFVEVIFSWPGIGSLIYTAALNEDYPLSEGALFIISLVVILTYSIIDFIHAWLDPRISAS; encoded by the coding sequence ATGCCGGGTAATCCGGTTGATCTCTTTATTTATGGAGCAAAGACACACTATGCCACATCAACCGAAATAAAGATAGTCGAAGCAAGACTTGGACTGACCGGCGGCAAGTGGAATTTCCACAATTTCGTCGTGTATATGGTGGATATGTTCACGTTCAATTTCGGCTATGATTACTTTTCACAGGCAACAGTTTGGCAGATTATACTTAATGCCCTTCCATACTCCCTGCTGCTGCTGGGAACCGCCCTTGCACTTTCATTTGTAATCGGCCTTCCGATAGGCATACTCGCCACCTGGTACCGTGGCAAAAAGAAGGAAGCCGTCATAAATACATCAAACCTGATACTCAATTCCATACCATACTTCATACTGGCCATACTGTTCTATCTGTATTTTGTTGCATTCTATCCAATATTTCCTGTCAATGGATCGTTCGGAACCTACGATCTGTATCATATGTACTATCCGGCAATTTTTGCCAAGGTGCTCTATAAAATGACACTTCCACTGCTCTCCCTTGTTCTGGTGGAGGAGGCTGCCCATGTCCTTACAATGAGAGCTGCGATGGTTTCTGTCATGGGCGAGGACTTTATCACAACTGCAAGAGCAAAGGGAGTCGCAGAACGGACTATTTTCTTCAGGCATGCTGCCAGAAATGCGATGATACCTGTTTCTACCAGGATGGCTCTCGAGTTTGCGTTTCTGACAAGCGGTGCCATATTTGTTGAGGTCATATTTTCGTGGCCCGGCATCGGCTCTCTCATCTATACTGCAGCGCTGAATGAGGATTATCCGCTAAGTGAAGGCGCCCTTTTCATCATTTCTCTTGTCGTGATTCTCACGTACTCTATCATTGATTTTATACATGCGTGGCTAGACCCGAGGATAAGCGCCTCTTAG
- a CDS encoding ABC transporter substrate-binding protein, translated as MKRKSSYESMGQRILSSGKGKAIVLIAVFAVAVMVTSSAFGAFVLSPKAGYELRSAKSSVSATPSVTPNTWPTTTMQEPGYTGGNYSMAAVASVEHLNIYLAEDLYSFFLLDEIYDSPAVTAPNNTLIPWLSTGWSETNVTGKNMTTFDPLNATMQNVSYIWTVHIRPGVQWTDWTPSGASSTYMFSNHTSFDLYNFTTGAIQGFNYTYNWSSMPMRTYEVQSADFILTWLMLSSSFDFSGTYLNIVNVEPVNNLTVQYYLSAQSASFVDYVLQDPVLPYHIWVQHDWSNTPGTWNYTASANGYDTWNMNYSEATGVATGLVGSGPFMMNGGYGMPTGNWNTATGSWDLIVNPHYFVQYVPSLEQWTPKFFELNVPKYSSISDAATAEKLGLVDTIEQGLPPTFIPTISTMPNTYIYHKPASSFGYIQLNSRPQYAPLNITAFRQALNYATDKEYISSVIDEGYNINGPNGIPSADAEWYNATAPNFPYNPSLAKSMIANISGMKLVSGVWNYKGKPVSITIQISPYSEDPLAVEGAQVIANDWNSIGVPTTVEQMSFTTQVANTINYAFQATDLGITGISGDPTGDFIVFYNSNYASAGFFFGPYTNITIAGKFYNTTQITNLVNNLTVELNLVTNLAKRISIADQIEGIVAQESTMISLGYPIDILEFTNTTFTGIIKDTLPIGSFMYWNFLSLHLRKKPLPIPTAPPVQLKVGIVTQNTVYWDGMYGNATVQVRNQYGQPVSGASVVVGYTPAGPLVNITSNNGTTNSAGIYTWEFKVSNANAIPFTNDYSGSVNIQAAASMPSAASASGQTSIDVSPYPVEYKTSGMPVLVNGSAPKEFNITVLNPSTNTPLPNYNYIIQALNGAINMTPTNTSTQTVSTLTSFNAFGFGFQNVTILNGTYDYNLTSISGSTGANGTISVWLAVNSSSVNFSAMGDPFQSWIFLGDYAGGGPMSGLSGFAPIAQLTSSSNNNPINGPEGFGVTQPVGLPVEVTTSAPTVELSLTSSAATVGYNGSASVSIRAVNATTGAGVPNYNVTLQLQNALGANRGMLLNSSGTEIQAFNPNIYFASTYLPAIELTTSAGGYANATFSADMFTSNYNSTGVFTSYSSIPFTDPYLVPFDEFQLSAVGADMQVALLTITSTAFVNSVSPVPVATGYVQSSQLVNGNMVIYGNSTYNLYVNSTLNSPYGPSTAGVAATVSVTAGSVSSATVTTSSNGSALVTYTSPNVTAIVAATITVSTSSGNSTLTLYILPKPYVAPVTVTKSKTVSTIPATLYAGLGVFVVLTVIFAALYVTANRKLHRVVKTEEKPPEHDEGQGKT; from the coding sequence ATGAAGAGAAAAAGTAGTTACGAATCGATGGGCCAGAGAATTTTGAGCAGCGGCAAAGGGAAAGCTATCGTTTTGATTGCAGTATTCGCGGTCGCGGTTATGGTCACCTCATCCGCGTTTGGTGCTTTTGTCTTGAGTCCCAAAGCGGGTTACGAACTCCGCAGTGCAAAGAGTTCTGTTTCTGCTACGCCAAGTGTCACGCCCAATACATGGCCGACCACCACGATGCAGGAACCCGGCTATACCGGCGGTAATTATTCCATGGCTGCTGTCGCTTCAGTAGAGCATCTCAACATATACCTGGCAGAGGATTTGTATAGTTTCTTCCTTCTCGATGAGATCTACGACTCGCCTGCTGTGACTGCGCCCAACAACACACTGATTCCATGGCTCTCCACGGGATGGAGCGAAACCAATGTCACAGGCAAGAATATGACCACTTTTGATCCGCTAAACGCCACGATGCAGAATGTGAGCTACATATGGACAGTTCACATCAGGCCTGGTGTACAGTGGACTGACTGGACACCGTCTGGCGCTTCAAGCACTTATATGTTCAGCAATCACACATCCTTCGACCTCTATAACTTTACCACAGGCGCCATACAAGGCTTCAATTACACATACAACTGGAGCTCGATGCCTATGCGCACTTATGAAGTCCAGTCGGCAGATTTTATTCTCACGTGGCTCATGTTGTCTTCTTCATTCGATTTCAGCGGCACATACCTTAACATAGTCAACGTAGAACCTGTAAACAATCTCACTGTTCAGTATTATCTCAGTGCGCAGTCGGCAAGTTTTGTCGACTATGTTTTACAGGATCCCGTCCTTCCCTACCACATCTGGGTCCAGCACGACTGGTCCAACACCCCGGGGACGTGGAATTACACTGCCTCAGCAAACGGTTACGACACATGGAATATGAATTATAGTGAAGCGACAGGTGTTGCCACTGGACTTGTGGGGAGTGGTCCTTTCATGATGAACGGCGGCTACGGAATGCCCACCGGAAACTGGAACACCGCAACCGGAAGCTGGGATCTCATTGTGAATCCTCATTATTTTGTCCAATATGTTCCTTCGCTCGAACAGTGGACGCCAAAGTTCTTTGAACTGAACGTTCCAAAGTATTCTTCCATTTCTGATGCTGCAACGGCTGAAAAGCTCGGATTGGTGGATACTATTGAACAGGGGCTTCCACCGACTTTCATTCCGACAATTTCGACGATGCCGAACACCTACATATATCACAAGCCTGCATCTTCGTTCGGCTATATTCAGCTGAACAGCCGCCCGCAGTACGCTCCACTCAACATAACCGCTTTCAGGCAGGCTCTGAACTACGCCACCGACAAGGAGTACATATCATCCGTCATTGATGAAGGGTATAACATCAACGGACCAAACGGAATTCCGAGTGCTGATGCTGAATGGTACAATGCGACAGCACCCAATTTCCCATACAATCCTTCTCTCGCAAAAAGCATGATAGCCAATATTTCAGGCATGAAATTGGTGAGCGGCGTCTGGAATTACAAGGGCAAGCCTGTTTCAATCACGATTCAGATATCGCCTTACAGTGAAGACCCTCTGGCCGTTGAAGGCGCCCAGGTTATCGCGAATGACTGGAACAGTATAGGCGTTCCCACGACTGTTGAACAGATGTCCTTTACCACGCAGGTTGCTAACACCATCAACTATGCGTTCCAGGCAACAGATCTCGGCATCACAGGGATTTCAGGCGATCCGACGGGCGACTTTATCGTATTCTACAACTCGAATTACGCATCGGCAGGCTTCTTCTTCGGACCCTATACAAACATAACCATTGCGGGCAAATTCTACAACACCACCCAGATAACAAATCTCGTCAACAACCTGACAGTTGAGCTGAATCTAGTTACAAATCTTGCAAAGAGGATAAGCATAGCTGATCAGATTGAAGGAATTGTTGCGCAGGAATCCACAATGATTAGCCTGGGCTACCCGATAGACATACTCGAATTCACCAACACTACGTTCACCGGCATAATAAAGGATACTCTTCCGATAGGTTCATTCATGTACTGGAACTTCCTGAGCCTCCATCTCAGAAAGAAGCCGTTGCCCATTCCAACCGCCCCACCGGTTCAGCTCAAGGTAGGCATCGTCACACAAAATACCGTCTACTGGGACGGGATGTATGGCAACGCAACGGTCCAAGTCAGGAACCAGTATGGCCAGCCGGTTAGCGGCGCAAGTGTTGTAGTTGGCTATACCCCGGCCGGGCCGCTTGTCAACATTACATCCAACAACGGAACGACGAACAGTGCGGGAATTTACACCTGGGAATTCAAGGTTTCTAATGCAAACGCCATACCCTTCACCAACGATTACTCGGGGTCAGTAAATATTCAGGCAGCTGCCTCAATGCCTTCCGCAGCCTCTGCATCGGGTCAGACATCGATTGATGTTTCCCCATACCCAGTAGAGTATAAGACGAGTGGAATGCCCGTCCTCGTAAACGGTTCAGCTCCAAAGGAATTCAACATAACTGTGTTGAACCCCTCCACCAATACACCATTGCCAAATTACAACTATATAATCCAGGCCCTTAACGGGGCAATCAACATGACGCCGACGAATACTTCTACGCAGACCGTTTCAACGCTCACTTCCTTTAACGCCTTCGGGTTTGGATTCCAGAACGTGACGATTCTCAATGGAACCTACGATTACAACCTGACTTCAATAAGCGGTTCAACCGGTGCCAATGGTACAATCTCGGTTTGGTTGGCTGTGAACAGTTCTTCGGTCAACTTTTCAGCGATGGGTGACCCGTTCCAGAGCTGGATCTTCCTTGGCGACTATGCCGGCGGCGGTCCGATGAGCGGGCTGTCTGGATTCGCTCCGATTGCACAACTCACTTCCTCCTCAAACAACAACCCGATTAATGGGCCCGAAGGTTTTGGCGTTACTCAGCCGGTAGGTCTACCAGTTGAGGTAACAACTTCAGCCCCAACGGTCGAATTGTCCCTCACTTCCAGTGCCGCTACTGTCGGCTATAACGGTAGCGCTTCTGTCTCGATCCGTGCAGTTAACGCGACAACGGGCGCCGGCGTACCCAACTACAATGTCACTCTACAGCTTCAGAATGCACTTGGTGCAAATCGCGGAATGCTCCTTAATTCAAGCGGCACCGAAATTCAGGCATTTAACCCGAACATATACTTCGCCAGCACTTATCTTCCAGCGATAGAACTCACGACAAGTGCTGGAGGTTATGCAAACGCGACATTCTCAGCGGATATGTTCACAAGCAACTACAACTCCACAGGAGTGTTCACATCTTATTCGTCAATCCCGTTTACAGATCCGTATCTGGTTCCGTTCGATGAATTCCAGCTTAGCGCTGTTGGTGCAGACATGCAGGTGGCTTTACTCACTATCACATCCACTGCTTTCGTCAACAGTGTATCACCGGTTCCTGTAGCCACAGGATATGTACAGAGCTCGCAGCTTGTAAATGGCAACATGGTGATATATGGAAACTCCACCTACAACCTGTATGTGAATTCGACGCTGAACTCTCCATACGGGCCATCGACCGCGGGTGTTGCGGCAACTGTGTCCGTAACCGCAGGCAGCGTCAGTTCGGCAACGGTGACCACATCTTCCAACGGCTCTGCACTGGTGACCTACACATCCCCCAATGTTACGGCAATTGTAGCAGCGACCATAACAGTCTCAACCTCTTCAGGTAACTCGACTCTCACCCTCTACATCCTGCCGAAACCCTATGTTGCGCCGGTAACTGTCACGAAGTCCAAGACTGTGTCAACGATTCCGGCTACCCTTTATGCAGGACTTGGTGTATTCGTCGTGCTGACTGTGATATTTGCAGCACTCTATGTCACTGCAAACCGCAAGCTACACCGTGTCGTGAAGACTGAGGAAAAACCGCCAGAGCATGACGAAGGGCAAGGTAAGACCTGA
- a CDS encoding ABC transporter permease — MPSKDQASNVGFYRMRLRFALINLRKQWRLYYRSAYGKAGLYMLIFFIIISVAAPIITMHPPETFFAPQIDAYVATQEMASPVVSSGTYSAANIYAPVSSLLSPTGSYLVYVSTPGGRVVAVGLGASPDTPEGSVFEIANASVPSGGFAFPASVFPLSNYQSLITTSTLNYSNYMMVSSTGGGISSIRVSELEWSGGIPGYGKIRVLDNETVRLNGTLLLSPDTNSPSTAAPLPPWVPFNSPSAEINGFTSAMIFAIISNSSGTFLEAYGINPMTLMWSLPLPGNGTAAEPLYMGSYYSPGKISSATLLVERSNSIAGLNPVTGKIAWLQDNFTSPLNTTIGLKAPQDYQILNSPNNSAMFVSGNRLLGINVLNGSVYTIYTTKTDITTFATTPGSSGFPSSIIAVTHYHFYLIRGQGRLYAGGKIKIPVVSGDFLSSPLYDPNTQTFVLLSTQGSMVSVSSIVGKYPFLWHASYLPGTQDSPPSLLANANTGGYSLAFNNRNGKLVLYSMVGSDKNPLPPTLHSPSGNVYLFGTNIYGQDLWSQWVASFPVDLEVGIVVAAGTLLISVVVAMLVGYLGGFVGSSLETFSLIIFLIPTIPLVIVMASILGSKSLLNIILVFIAVGWPFTTFTLIGVVKSLRSRTFIEASKACGAGTMQILRRHMLSNMTPLLAYLTAIGIGAAVGGISGLQVLGIGPTDIPTWGAMLNPFYTNFFLVARAWWWVIPPTVTLTAFIFMFVFISRGLDEVVNPRLRRR; from the coding sequence ATGCCTTCCAAAGACCAAGCATCAAATGTAGGGTTTTACAGGATGAGACTGCGATTTGCGCTCATCAACCTGCGCAAACAATGGAGACTCTACTACAGATCGGCCTACGGCAAAGCAGGACTCTACATGCTTATATTTTTCATCATAATCTCGGTGGCCGCGCCAATCATCACCATGCATCCCCCTGAGACATTTTTTGCCCCGCAGATAGACGCGTACGTCGCAACACAGGAAATGGCATCTCCCGTTGTGTCTTCAGGAACCTATTCGGCCGCAAATATTTACGCACCTGTTTCATCACTTCTGAGTCCTACGGGCAGTTATCTTGTATACGTCAGCACCCCGGGCGGCAGGGTGGTGGCTGTAGGGCTCGGAGCTTCACCGGACACCCCGGAGGGATCTGTTTTCGAAATTGCGAACGCTTCCGTCCCGAGTGGCGGCTTCGCATTTCCTGCAAGCGTCTTTCCTCTCTCCAATTACCAGTCCCTGATCACGACCTCGACACTGAACTACAGCAACTACATGATGGTCTCATCAACTGGAGGAGGGATAAGCAGCATAAGAGTCAGCGAGCTGGAATGGTCTGGAGGAATACCAGGATACGGAAAGATACGCGTTTTGGACAATGAGACTGTCAGATTGAACGGAACGCTCCTCCTTTCTCCGGACACCAATTCGCCTTCGACTGCTGCTCCGCTTCCTCCCTGGGTGCCTTTCAATAGCCCTTCCGCCGAAATCAATGGTTTCACCTCTGCAATGATCTTTGCCATAATCAGCAATTCGAGCGGCACCTTTCTTGAGGCATACGGCATCAATCCGATGACGCTGATGTGGTCTCTTCCACTTCCTGGAAACGGTACAGCTGCAGAACCGCTTTACATGGGATCGTATTACAGTCCTGGCAAGATATCCTCTGCAACGCTTCTTGTCGAAAGAAGCAATTCCATTGCCGGCCTGAATCCTGTGACGGGCAAAATAGCGTGGCTGCAGGATAATTTCACCTCGCCACTCAATACTACGATCGGCCTAAAGGCACCACAAGATTACCAGATTCTCAACTCACCCAACAACAGCGCGATGTTCGTCTCCGGCAATAGGCTGCTTGGCATAAATGTGCTGAACGGCAGCGTTTACACCATTTACACTACGAAGACGGATATAACGACCTTTGCCACGACACCCGGCAGCTCAGGCTTTCCTTCTTCGATTATCGCAGTTACCCATTACCATTTCTACCTCATACGTGGACAGGGGCGTCTTTACGCAGGCGGCAAGATCAAGATACCTGTGGTATCTGGTGATTTCCTCAGTTCGCCGCTGTATGATCCCAATACCCAGACATTTGTTTTGCTTTCCACTCAGGGATCCATGGTTTCTGTTTCATCAATCGTTGGCAAATATCCCTTCCTCTGGCATGCTAGTTATCTTCCCGGGACTCAGGACTCCCCCCCGTCGCTCCTCGCGAATGCGAATACGGGAGGTTACTCCCTCGCGTTCAACAACCGTAATGGCAAACTCGTTCTGTACTCGATGGTCGGTTCAGACAAGAATCCGCTCCCCCCGACACTGCACTCTCCATCGGGTAATGTCTATCTCTTCGGCACGAACATTTACGGGCAGGACTTGTGGAGTCAGTGGGTCGCCAGTTTTCCCGTTGATTTGGAGGTTGGAATTGTTGTAGCGGCTGGAACGCTGCTGATATCCGTCGTAGTTGCAATGCTCGTAGGATATCTGGGTGGCTTCGTTGGTTCGTCGCTTGAAACATTCTCGCTAATTATCTTTCTCATTCCGACGATCCCTCTTGTGATAGTAATGGCCTCTATCCTTGGAAGCAAATCGCTTTTGAATATCATACTCGTATTCATCGCAGTCGGTTGGCCTTTCACGACATTCACGCTCATCGGAGTTGTCAAATCGCTGCGTTCCCGTACGTTCATTGAAGCATCAAAGGCATGCGGAGCTGGGACGATGCAGATCCTCCGAAGACACATGCTTTCAAACATGACACCACTGCTGGCGTACCTTACGGCGATAGGTATAGGTGCGGCGGTCGGGGGCATTTCAGGTCTGCAGGTGCTTGGAATTGGCCCGACAGACATACCAACATGGGGAGCAATGCTCAATCCATTTTACACTAATTTCTTTCTTGTGGCAAGAGCATGGTGGTGGGTCATTCCGCCGACAGTAACACTCACTGCGTTTATATTCATGTTCGTTTTCATATCGCGGGGACTGGACGAAGTGGTCAATCCGCGTCTCAGGAGGCGCTGA